One genomic segment of Impatiens glandulifera chromosome 6, dImpGla2.1, whole genome shotgun sequence includes these proteins:
- the LOC124943514 gene encoding agamous-like MADS-box protein AGL23, with amino-acid sequence MTAEEPSTATTVKAAAKQISSDAMTLFMKKICKFMNKRHFKTESSKPKRGEKKKDKKKKELKNLIAAESKAKWDDNDLDDSSSNESSELSTLCGSNMALILFSESGRAYSFGNPNTNVIFDRFMGVVPERVFDSTFHELLEAQKSPHVRYMEAQIMEAEKTLAQEQYAGKTLSLEMTEHAKEKWCEQPIEEMNSLQLKWRKREMEELKMVFEQEKELKMATENQNPLFLLAMNSQNSIYF; translated from the exons ATGACCGCTGAGGAGCCATCTACTGCCACTACTGTGAAGGCTGCTGCTAAGCAAATTAGCAGCGATGCcatgactctttttatgaagaAAATCTGCAAATTCATGAATAAGAGACACTTCAAGACGGAAAGTAGCAAGCCGAAGCGAggtgagaaaaagaaagataagaaaaagaaagagcTGAAGAATCTCATTGCGGCTGAAAGCAAAGCCAAGTGGGACGACAACGACTtagatgattcatcatccaac GAATCAAGTGAACTTTCTACTTTATGTGGATCGAACATGGCACTAATCTTGTTTAGTGAAAGCGGAAGAGCATACTCTTTTGGTAATCCTAATACAAATGTGATATTTGATCGATTTATGGGTGTTGTTCCCGAAAGGGTGTTTGATTCAACATTCCATGAACTCCTCGAGGCTCAAAAGTCTCCACATGTTCGATATATGGAAGCTCAAATAATGGAGGCTGAAAAGACACTCGCTCAAGAGCAATATGCGGGAAAAACATTGTCACTAGAGATGACCGAACATGCTAAGGAGAAGTGGTGTGAGCAACCAATTGAAGAGATGAACTCATTGCAATTAAAATGGAGGAAGCGTGAGATGGAGGAACTAAAGATGGTCTTTGAACAAGAGAAGGAGTTGAAGATGGCCACAGAAAATCAAAATCCTTTGTTTTTGTTGGCTATGAATAGCCAaaactcaatttatttttaa